The window GCCAACGGGACGTCCCGCGGCGCGAACGAGGGAACGCCCATCTCGATGGTGACGTCGTCGCCGTCGACGACGGCGCGGCGCGTGCCCGCGGGCGTGTCGATCATCAGTTCGTCCGAACCGGTCCGTTCGGCCGCCCACGCCGCGGCGACGCGCGCGCCGTTGCCGCACATCGCGGCGACGGAGCCGTCCGGTTGAACGAGCGTCATCACGACGCGCGGCGGCGAGTACATCGGCTCCAGCGCCAGGAAGAGGACGCCGTCGGCGCCGGTTCGCGGGGACGCCTCGTGATCGACGCCCGTCTCGCGGTCGCAGTGGGTCGTCGCGAACGCGGGTCTGTCGGGGATCGATTCGACGGCGTCGACGACGATGAAGTCGTTGCCGGTGCCGTGGTACTTCTCGACTGCCACTCTGTCGTGCTGTACGCTCATTGTTCCAGGCTGGTCAGGTCAGTCAGGGTCTCTCGCCGTCGAGTGAGGCGAACGGTCGTACCGGACAGCGCGACCTCCGCCGGTCGCGGCCGGGAGTTGTAGGTGCTCGACATCTCGTATCCGTACGCGCCCGCGTTCCCGACGGCGAGGACGTCCCCCCGATCGGGTCGCGAGAGCGGTCTGTGCTCGCACAGTACGTCCGCCGACTCACATATAGGTCCCGCTACGGTCGCGTCGATCTCCTCGGCGTCGTCGCCGGCCGAGAGGTTCGCGATCGCGTGGTACGCGTCGTACATCGCCGGCCGGAGTAACGTCGTCATCCCGGCGTCGATACCGACGACCGTGGCGTCTCGGGCCTCCTTGACGGTGTTGACCCTCGTGAGGAGGACGCCGGCGTCGGCGACGACGTACCGGCCGGGTTCGATCGCGAGCGTGGCTTCGACCTCGCCGAGCGCCTCGCGGGTCGCCTCGGCGACAGCGTCCAGATCGAGCGGCGGTTCGTCCTCCTCGTAGGGGACGCCGAAGCCGCCGCCGACGTCGACGAATTCGAGGCCGCCGGCGCGCGATTCGATCTCCCGCGTCAGGTCCCCCATTCGACTCACCAGTTCGCGGTGCGCCGAGAGGTCCTCCCCGGAGATGCCGCTGCCGGCGTGGGCGTGGACGCCGACGAGGTCGAAGTCGGCCGCCCACCGGGTGGCGAGGTCGGCGACCCGCTCGATCGGGATGCCGAACTTCGCGTTCGCGCCCGTGGATACCTTCTCGTGGTGGCCCGCGCCGACGCCGGGGTTCGCGCGGACGCAGAGGCGGCCGTCGAACCCGCGTTCTCGGAGGCGCTCGACGGTGTCTTCCGCGCCGACGGTGATCGTCAGTCCGGGGTTCTCGCGCCAGCGTTCCATCACGAGGTCGAGGTCGCCCGCGGGCGGGTTGACCGCGGTGTACTGAACTCGCTCGCCGGGGAATCCGGCGTCGAACGCGCGCTCGACTTCGCCCGCCGACGCGCACTCGGCGTCGAGGCCGGCCTCGCGGACCGTCCGAAGGACCGCTCGGCCGGAGTGGGCCTTCACCGCGTACCGGACGTCGGCGTCGGGAAACGCATCGAGGAGTCGCATGCAGTTCTCCTCGACCCGATCGAGGTCGACGACGTAGAGGGGAGTCTCGTACTCCTCGGCGAGCGCTATGAGGTTCTCCTCGTTCCACTCGGCGAGGCGGCGGACCGCCGGCCCGCCGTCGCCGGTCTCGCTCATTCCCGCAGCGCCTCCTCGCGGCGGGTCTTATCGAGCGTGTCGTCCTCGATGTCGAGGGCGACGACCGCGGGCTTGTACGCGCCCGACTCGAAGAGGTCGTGATCGCCGAGCGAGGACTCGACGTAGCGGGTGAACGCGCGGCGATTAGATGGAAGGTGGCCGTAGATGACCTCCTCCTCGACGAGGTCGTAGACCGGAATCCGGGGGCTGAGAAGCGTGTTCTCGCCGACGACCGTGTTCTCGCCGACGTGGAACCCGGAGGTGACGCGACAGCCCGCGCCCAGGGAGACGCCGTCCTCGACGATCACGGGCGCGTCCTCGACGGGTTCGAGCACGCCGCCGATCAGCGTGTTCGCGCCGAGCTTGACGTTCTCGCCCAGCTGGGCGCAGGAGCCGACGGTGTCGCAGGAGTCGACGAGCGTGCCGTCGCCGACGTGCGCGCCGACGTTGACGAACGACGGCGACATCATGATACAGTCGGAGCCGAGGTACGCGCCGCGTCGGATCGCGGTGCCGTCCGGCGTGTTTCGCGTCCCGCGGCCGCCCAGGTCCGTCGTCGACCGGAGCGGGAGCACGTCGTAGTAGGTCACGTCGCCGTACTCGCGGGGGAGCGTCTCGCGCAGGCCGAAGTTCAGGAGGATGCCGCGCTTGACCCACTCGTTGACGACCCAGCCGTCGGGGCCGCTGTCTCCCACCTGCTCGGCCGCCCGCACGTCGCCCGTCTCGAGGGCTTCGAGGAACGCGTCGAGCGTCGAGCGCGCGGCCGACCCCGCGCTCGCGGCGTCGACCTCGTCGTCCTGGTAGCGCTGCCACAGGTTCTCGATCTCGGATTCGAGGCTCATTGTGAATCGGTGTCCGTGTCGTCAGCGTCGGCGTCCAAGACTTCGTCGAAATCGTACCGGCCGGCGTCGCGGCCGGCCAGCCAGACCGCGGCGTCGAGCGCCCCGGCGGCGAAGATGCCGCGCGAACCGGCGCGGTGAGTTAGTTCGAGCACCTCCTCGTTGCCGGCGAGCAGGATCTCGTGCTCGCCGGTCACGTCGCCCGCGCGCCGGGCGTGGACGCCGATCTCGTCGCCCTCGCGCGGCTGTTCGCCGACGCGCCCGTGGACGCGCTCGGCCCCGTCACCGCTCGCGTCGCCGCCCGATCCCCGCGCGTCGTCGATGTCGTCGAGGATCGTCAGCGCCGTTCCGGAGGGGGCGTCGCGCTTGCCGTTGTGGTGCGTCTCCGTCACCTCGACGTCGTAGCCGGGGAGCGCGGCGACGGCCTCCCGGACCGCTCGCCGGAGCGCGCCGACGCCCCGGGAGAAGTTCGACGCCCGCAGGAACGGGACCTCGCTCGCGACCGAATCGAGCGTCTCTTCGCCCGCCTCGTCGTAGCCGGTCGTGCCGACGACGACGGCGACGCCCTCGTCCGCGGCCGCGCGGAGGTACTCGACGCTCGCCTCGGGGACGGTGAAGTCGACGAGGACGTCGACGTCGTGCTCGTCGAGCGCCGCGCCGAGATCCGCGTCTTCGACGACCGCGTCCGGTGCGCCCGGCGCGTCGCCGCTCGGAACGTTCTCGGGCGTCCGACTCGCCGCCAGCACGGACCCGACGTCGTCGTGGTCGGCGGCGGCGGAGAGGAGTTCGCCGCCCATCCGACCGCTCGCGCCGGTGATCGCGACGGTGAGATCGCCGCCCATCTAGACGGCCTCCGTCGCTTCTGCCGCCGCGCTCTCGTCGAGTTCCGCGAGGATGCGTTCGAGGTCTTCGCGGTTCTCCGGCTCGATCTCCGTCAGCGGCGGACGGAGCGCGCCGGAGTTGTGCCCGCGGATCGCCATCGCGGCCTTCACCGGGATGGGGTTGGTCTCGACGAAGAGCTGTCGGAACAGCGGCGAGAGCTCGTAGTGGAGCTCTCTGGCGCGTTCGAGGTCGCCCTCCAGGGCGGCGTCGACGAGTTCGACGGTCCGCTCGGGTTCGACGTTGCCCGCGACGGAGATGACGCCGCGGCCGCCGAGCGAGCAGACCGGCAGCGTGAGCGCGTCGTCGCCCGAGAGCACCGCGAGGTCCTCCTCGCGAGTGTACTCGATGACCTCGGAGATCTGTGCGACGTCGCCGCTGGCGGCCTTGTACGCCCGGACGTTCTCGTGGGTGGCGAGCTCTGCGACCGTCTCGGGTTCGACGTTCTGGCCCGTGCGGCTCGGGACGTTGTAGACGATCTGCGGGAGGTCGACCTCGTCGGCGATCGTCCGGAAGTGCTCGTAGAGGCCCGCCTGTTCGGGCTTGTTGTAATACGGCGAGATGAGAAGCAGCGCGTCCGCGCCGGCGTCGGCCGCGCGTCGCGAGAGGTTCAGCGCCTCGCGGGTCGAGTTCGATCCCGACCCCGCGACGACGGGGACGTCGTCGACGGCCTCGACGACCGTCTCGACGACCTCGATGTGTTCGTCGTGGGTCAGCGTCGCGCTCTCGCCGGTCGAGCCGGCGGGCACGAGGCCGGCGACGCCGGCGGATTCGAGCCGGCGGGCGTCGGCTGCGAGCGTTTCGTGGTCGATCGCTCCGTCCTGGTCGAACGGCGTGGTCATCGCGGGGAACACGCCGGTGAAGTCGATGTCTGTCATCGTTGTGTAGTGTACTGTCGGCTTCCGTGTAGGGTGTGTCGGTTGTTCGCCGTCGGAACCGTCCCGATCGGTTCGACGCTCGAACGTCGGTGCGCGCCCGGTCGTTGGGTCGCCAGGGACGGGGATGCCACTCCCGCCCAGAGCGTCAGGGCGCGCGTTTTTTACCGATGAAAAAGGGGCCACGCGTCGCTGTCTGACGGGACGAATCCGTCGAGGTCGACGTGGCGCGAGTCACGTCCGGAATAGGACGCTCCTCGATAATATACGTTTCGTCGTCGAACGCCGATGACGGCGAAACGGGCACCCGCCCGTAGGACCGGACATTCATGTACTATCGCGCCCCCAGGGACAGTATGACCGAGATTCACCCGAGTCAGCGGGTGGCGATGCTCGCCGACGCACAGAACCTCTATCACACGGCACAGAGCCTCTACTCGCGGAACATCGACTACTCGGCGCTCTTGGAGAAGGGCGTCGCGGGGCGGGATCTCACACGCGCCATCGCGTACGTCGTCCGCGCGGACTCGCCCGACGAGGAGAGCTTCTTCGAGGCGCTCGTCGACATC is drawn from Halobellus limi and contains these coding sequences:
- the lysA gene encoding diaminopimelate decarboxylase translates to MSETGDGGPAVRRLAEWNEENLIALAEEYETPLYVVDLDRVEENCMRLLDAFPDADVRYAVKAHSGRAVLRTVREAGLDAECASAGEVERAFDAGFPGERVQYTAVNPPAGDLDLVMERWRENPGLTITVGAEDTVERLRERGFDGRLCVRANPGVGAGHHEKVSTGANAKFGIPIERVADLATRWAADFDLVGVHAHAGSGISGEDLSAHRELVSRMGDLTREIESRAGGLEFVDVGGGFGVPYEEDEPPLDLDAVAEATREALGEVEATLAIEPGRYVVADAGVLLTRVNTVKEARDATVVGIDAGMTTLLRPAMYDAYHAIANLSAGDDAEEIDATVAGPICESADVLCEHRPLSRPDRGDVLAVGNAGAYGYEMSSTYNSRPRPAEVALSGTTVRLTRRRETLTDLTSLEQ
- a CDS encoding 2,3,4,5-tetrahydropyridine-2,6-dicarboxylate N-succinyltransferase, producing the protein MSLESEIENLWQRYQDDEVDAASAGSAARSTLDAFLEALETGDVRAAEQVGDSGPDGWVVNEWVKRGILLNFGLRETLPREYGDVTYYDVLPLRSTTDLGGRGTRNTPDGTAIRRGAYLGSDCIMMSPSFVNVGAHVGDGTLVDSCDTVGSCAQLGENVKLGANTLIGGVLEPVEDAPVIVEDGVSLGAGCRVTSGFHVGENTVVGENTLLSPRIPVYDLVEEEVIYGHLPSNRRAFTRYVESSLGDHDLFESGAYKPAVVALDIEDDTLDKTRREEALRE
- the dapB gene encoding 4-hydroxy-tetrahydrodipicolinate reductase gives rise to the protein MGGDLTVAITGASGRMGGELLSAAADHDDVGSVLAASRTPENVPSGDAPGAPDAVVEDADLGAALDEHDVDVLVDFTVPEASVEYLRAAADEGVAVVVGTTGYDEAGEETLDSVASEVPFLRASNFSRGVGALRRAVREAVAALPGYDVEVTETHHNGKRDAPSGTALTILDDIDDARGSGGDASGDGAERVHGRVGEQPREGDEIGVHARRAGDVTGEHEILLAGNEEVLELTHRAGSRGIFAAGALDAAVWLAGRDAGRYDFDEVLDADADDTDTDSQ
- the dapA gene encoding 4-hydroxy-tetrahydrodipicolinate synthase, translated to MTDIDFTGVFPAMTTPFDQDGAIDHETLAADARRLESAGVAGLVPAGSTGESATLTHDEHIEVVETVVEAVDDVPVVAGSGSNSTREALNLSRRAADAGADALLLISPYYNKPEQAGLYEHFRTIADEVDLPQIVYNVPSRTGQNVEPETVAELATHENVRAYKAASGDVAQISEVIEYTREEDLAVLSGDDALTLPVCSLGGRGVISVAGNVEPERTVELVDAALEGDLERARELHYELSPLFRQLFVETNPIPVKAAMAIRGHNSGALRPPLTEIEPENREDLERILAELDESAAAEATEAV